One genomic window of Thermorudis peleae includes the following:
- a CDS encoding HNH endonuclease: MREATEPLQQPPNGHYLQNGHYPVLVLNQNYEPLHIASLRRALVLVLRGRAELLEDYGFVIPSAQSQFPAPAVIRLMTLVRRPPMRVRLTRRAVFQRDNYTCQYCGIRTNDLTIDHIIPRSRGGKHTWENVVSACRACNHRKGGKSLAEAHMTLLRQPFEPRPGRYYFIQRALNGHVHESWQKFLPAIDTL, encoded by the coding sequence GTGCGAGAAGCAACGGAGCCGCTCCAACAACCGCCAAACGGGCATTATCTCCAGAACGGGCATTACCCTGTGCTCGTCCTCAATCAGAACTATGAGCCATTGCACATTGCGAGTCTTCGTCGAGCCCTTGTCCTTGTCTTGCGGGGCCGTGCCGAACTACTTGAAGATTATGGGTTTGTCATTCCATCAGCACAGTCGCAATTTCCAGCACCGGCAGTGATTCGTCTCATGACGCTCGTTCGCCGGCCACCGATGCGCGTTCGCCTGACGCGCCGGGCTGTTTTCCAGCGCGACAACTATACGTGCCAGTACTGTGGCATCAGGACGAACGACTTAACAATTGACCATATCATCCCGCGCTCTCGGGGTGGCAAGCATACATGGGAAAATGTTGTTTCGGCATGTCGGGCCTGTAACCACCGCAAAGGCGGCAAGTCACTGGCCGAAGCTCACATGACACTCTTACGCCAGCCATTCGAACCACGCCCAGGACGGTACTATTTCATCCAACGTGCGCTCAATGGGCACGTGCACGAATCGTGGCAGAAGTTCTTACCAGCAATCGATACCCTGTAA
- the serS gene encoding serine--tRNA ligase has protein sequence MLDLKLIREHPELVREALVKLNTTAPIDEILALDERRRALLREVEQDKAERNATSRKIAQLPPGPEREQAINAMRALGERIASLEHELSSIEEQLNALLLEVPNLPDPDVPVGPDESGNVVVRTWGEPRQFSFPVRPHWEIAEALHLIDFARGVKIAGSRFYVLRGDLARLQRALITWMIDLHVNEHGYLEVYPPMLVRREAMIGTGNLPKFGDNLYHDEETDLWLIPTAEVPVTNLYRDEILPPDTLPIYHVAHTPCFRKEKVSAGRDVRGIKRVHQFEKVELVKFVAPETSDEELTKLVADAEDVLRRLELPYRVVQICTGDLSFTAAKKYDLEVWAPGSQEWLEVSSCSNFRDFQARRANIRYRPSEGARPQYVHTLNGSGLALPRTLIAIMENYQRPDGSFEVPAVLRPYMHGQESIGPQPEFGRASHSAHVH, from the coding sequence ATGCTTGACCTCAAGCTCATCCGTGAACATCCAGAGCTGGTACGCGAAGCGCTTGTCAAACTCAATACCACGGCGCCAATTGATGAGATTTTGGCCTTAGATGAACGCCGTCGGGCACTGTTGCGCGAAGTTGAGCAGGATAAAGCTGAACGGAATGCAACGTCGCGGAAAATTGCCCAACTCCCCCCTGGTCCAGAACGTGAACAAGCTATTAACGCAATGCGAGCGCTTGGCGAACGGATTGCAAGTCTTGAGCACGAACTCAGCTCAATTGAAGAGCAGTTGAATGCGCTCTTACTGGAAGTCCCGAACCTGCCTGATCCCGATGTTCCCGTTGGCCCAGATGAGAGTGGCAACGTTGTTGTACGCACCTGGGGCGAACCACGGCAGTTCTCATTTCCGGTGCGCCCCCATTGGGAAATCGCCGAAGCATTGCATCTCATCGACTTCGCGCGAGGGGTGAAGATTGCCGGATCACGGTTCTATGTCTTGCGTGGCGATCTGGCGAGACTGCAGCGAGCCCTGATTACCTGGATGATCGATCTGCATGTCAATGAGCATGGCTACCTTGAAGTCTATCCGCCGATGCTCGTTCGACGTGAAGCAATGATTGGGACAGGGAACCTGCCGAAATTCGGCGATAATCTCTATCATGATGAGGAAACCGATCTCTGGCTCATTCCAACGGCCGAAGTGCCCGTGACGAATCTCTATCGTGACGAGATCCTTCCTCCCGATACCTTGCCGATCTATCACGTTGCCCACACGCCCTGTTTCCGCAAAGAAAAAGTCTCAGCCGGACGAGACGTGCGCGGAATCAAGCGTGTTCACCAGTTTGAGAAGGTCGAGTTAGTCAAATTCGTTGCGCCTGAGACATCGGACGAAGAACTGACGAAGCTGGTTGCGGACGCTGAGGACGTCTTGCGACGGCTCGAATTACCGTATCGGGTGGTGCAAATTTGCACAGGGGATCTCTCCTTTACGGCTGCCAAGAAGTATGACCTGGAAGTTTGGGCTCCTGGCAGCCAGGAATGGCTCGAAGTTTCATCCTGTTCAAACTTCCGAGACTTCCAAGCGCGTCGGGCGAATATTCGCTATCGCCCATCAGAAGGTGCCCGGCCGCAGTACGTGCATACGCTGAACGGCTCAGGCTTAGCTCTCCCGCGGACGCTGATCGCAATTATGGAGAACTATCAGCGGCCTGATGGCAGCTTCGAGGTGCCAGCAGTCCTGCGCCCGTATATGCATGGGCAAGAGAGCATCGGCCCGCAGCCGGAGTTTGGTCGCGCTTCGCATTCAGCACACGTCCATTAG
- a CDS encoding YIP1 family protein, with protein sequence MVKRCSGITAAVRAGIDVVVRPAHCFATLSRCPHPMFPIMLYTLSASFLAFVLAPSLTPVIHSRFASAFPDTLNLLPLLEQTALVIIIIGVAVVAALSMMIGALILLVLSRIFVISIDPDVGVSVFGYSHVPLVIRNLLLLWLSLVHPPLASTLLSGKNPLLFTMVVGRLSVFTIWSMALLTWGWRRSARTNQRRATGLALVFGVVNWGLLSFSPPSLAVS encoded by the coding sequence ATGGTCAAGCGGTGCAGCGGGATTACAGCAGCGGTGCGGGCAGGAATAGACGTTGTCGTGCGACCTGCGCACTGTTTTGCTACGCTGTCTCGTTGCCCGCATCCAATGTTCCCAATCATGCTTTATACGCTCTCGGCAAGCTTTCTTGCATTCGTTTTGGCTCCATCGCTCACACCTGTGATCCATTCCCGTTTTGCTTCTGCATTTCCCGATACGCTGAACCTCCTCCCGCTCCTCGAGCAAACAGCGCTTGTCATCATTATCATCGGGGTCGCGGTCGTGGCAGCATTGTCAATGATGATTGGGGCATTGATTTTACTCGTCCTTTCGCGTATTTTCGTGATATCGATTGATCCCGACGTTGGTGTCTCGGTGTTTGGCTATAGCCACGTGCCGCTTGTTATCCGGAATCTGCTTCTTTTATGGTTATCTTTGGTACATCCTCCGCTTGCTTCTACGTTGCTCAGTGGCAAGAATCCCTTGCTCTTCACAATGGTTGTTGGACGGCTCAGTGTGTTTACGATCTGGAGCATGGCACTACTGACATGGGGATGGCGAAGGAGTGCACGAACAAACCAGCGCCGGGCAACGGGGCTGGCGCTGGTCTTTGGCGTGGTGAATTGGGGGCTTCTCAGCTTTTCTCCACCGTCGTTGGCAGTGTCCTAA
- a CDS encoding ABC transporter ATP-binding protein — protein MLEGCSFTVSAGELCALIGANGAGKTTTVRLAVGLLQSDEGEVKAFGHVLPKQLRAVSRCIGFLPDTPFAYDWLSGREFLTFVGRLWGFSLHQAQQYADDLLARLGLSSVACSPISVYSRGMKQRLGLATALVHAPQLLVLDEPFVALDEEGQQTYCATFAAHLRAGGAILFTTQDERVVQLLAQQLEYPIRILRLVHGSIEG, from the coding sequence GTGTTAGAGGGGTGTAGCTTTACAGTCAGTGCGGGTGAACTTTGTGCGCTCATCGGAGCAAATGGCGCAGGCAAGACAACAACGGTACGGCTCGCTGTTGGCTTGTTGCAAAGTGATGAGGGGGAAGTAAAGGCCTTTGGTCATGTTCTCCCCAAGCAGCTTCGGGCTGTAAGCCGGTGTATCGGATTTTTGCCGGATACACCGTTTGCGTATGACTGGCTGTCTGGCAGAGAATTTTTGACTTTCGTCGGTAGGCTCTGGGGGTTCTCTCTCCATCAAGCCCAACAATATGCTGATGATTTACTCGCTCGTCTAGGGCTCAGCTCAGTCGCATGCTCACCAATCAGCGTCTATTCTCGGGGTATGAAGCAACGTCTCGGTCTTGCCACGGCCCTCGTGCATGCACCTCAGCTTCTTGTGCTTGATGAGCCGTTCGTTGCGTTAGATGAGGAAGGGCAACAGACATATTGTGCAACGTTTGCTGCACATCTGAGAGCGGGCGGAGCAATCCTTTTTACTACTCAAGATGAGCGGGTCGTGCAACTTCTCGCTCAACAACTTGAGTATCCAATCCGAATATTGCGTCTCGTACATGGAAGCATTGAAGGATGA
- a CDS encoding stage II sporulation protein M, whose product MRQVGLALVSTSLLILLGSTFWGMWLAQQTDFSPTGPITNCPSLWSILRQNSIVALFFLTGIVTFGITTLYSLLKTGLVTGLALGLAAKRSGWINGLRPLLPHSVFELLALGCFGGVGFSPLMAFVIWMRKQRPVYLVWQCTLILLLLGSFALVAAGIVEAKISCQVIKLSIQTRGVLS is encoded by the coding sequence ATGCGTCAGGTCGGTTTGGCGCTCGTTAGCACAAGCCTGCTCATTTTACTGGGGAGTACATTTTGGGGGATGTGGCTAGCGCAACAGACTGATTTTTCTCCTACCGGGCCAATAACGAATTGTCCGTCACTTTGGTCAATATTACGACAGAACAGTATCGTTGCGCTATTCTTCCTGACTGGAATTGTAACGTTCGGCATCACAACCTTGTATAGCCTTCTCAAGACTGGTCTCGTTACCGGCTTGGCTCTTGGTCTTGCAGCAAAGCGCAGTGGCTGGATCAATGGGCTGCGTCCACTGTTACCTCACAGCGTCTTTGAACTCTTGGCATTGGGCTGCTTCGGTGGGGTGGGCTTCAGTCCCCTCATGGCTTTTGTGATCTGGATGCGTAAGCAGCGACCAGTTTACCTCGTCTGGCAGTGTACACTGATTCTTCTCCTGCTGGGAAGTTTCGCACTCGTCGCTGCTGGAATAGTAGAGGCAAAGATCTCATGCCAGGTAATAAAGCTGAGTATCCAAACGAGGGGCGTTCTATCATGA
- a CDS encoding uberolysin/carnocyclin family circular bacteriocin — translation MRQQASWFGMLLGVGFLSCVFASLLSGASNPAMLAGMLGLSYSTALHIIDLLLAGWTVWSVLAVLATIATTGGITAGILYVAKALAERVGEEYAAAW, via the coding sequence ATGAGGCAGCAGGCTTCGTGGTTCGGAATGCTCTTAGGCGTTGGGTTCTTGTCCTGTGTTTTTGCCAGCCTGCTCTCTGGTGCGAGCAACCCAGCGATGCTGGCCGGAATGCTTGGTCTGAGCTATAGTACGGCGCTGCATATCATTGATCTGCTGCTTGCCGGCTGGACAGTGTGGTCCGTTTTGGCTGTGCTTGCGACCATTGCCACAACCGGCGGAATCACTGCCGGAATTCTGTATGTCGCAAAAGCACTGGCTGAGCGTGTTGGGGAAGAGTACGCCGCTGCATGGTAG